One Rhizoctonia solani chromosome 2, complete sequence DNA segment encodes these proteins:
- a CDS encoding DNA polymerase alpha subunit A produces MSVYGKRCLNPGCTAKDPMSYEYSDLKLYNQLLYYASLFDGHKAIEKAAGTSRHGEVIALVGLNNDFLTAMTKCVEKYLDQCARRWVELSTLFSFMQITKKA; encoded by the exons ATGAGCGTGTACGGGAAGCGCTGCCTGAACCCGGGGTGTACCGCTAAGGATCCTATGTCGTACGAG TACTCCGACTTGAAACTATATAACCAACTGTTGTACTACGCATCACTTTTTGATGGACACAAGGCCATAGAGAAGGCTGCGGGAACTTCTCGACACG GCGAAGTAATCGCTCTGGTTGGCTTGAACAACGATTTCCTGACCGCTATGACAAAATGTGTAGAGAAATATCTGGACCAATGTGCCAGACGCTGGGTTGAATTGAGCACACTGTTCTCGTTCATGCAAATCACAAAAAAGGCTTGA
- a CDS encoding DNA polymerase family B, with protein MRELKLEHWSRLGRFRRSKWMNIGKQGSNIRFMQGRLLCDLASDGAKSMIQSTSWSLTEMCQSQLKITREDIDPDDTTSFFDATVSSPDRLLHFVQHCNSQTWLEIPGTKTLNGGRAERNEYILLHEFHRLKYVPPDKTWAKKSGAAAAKAEAVDDEGGAAPVAAKSKRDKYKGGLVFEPKRGLWDKYILVMDFNSLYPSIIQEYNIDFTTVDKTDDDSGEVKIPAIPDSGIPQGVLPRLIATLVEPKRGLWDKYILVMDFNINRRRQVKNLMKDRTATQAQLVQWDIKQKALKLTANSMYGCLGREILTHTRELAENLSLDVIYGDTDSIFVNSNVTDLPDALKIANELKKAVNDRYRLLEIDLDGIFRRMLLLQKKKYAAVKVEEMNASSVEIKGLDMKRREYYIFSTKSCRETTPRQWLSAYRILEMDGENIRGGKVDMDDFIVFKRLGKAPEDYPKDNSLPHVHVAKRMKERGGHARIGDVIPYIFCLGGDGTSVKTGQADRAFHPDELRKTDSELKIDFEYYIAQQILPPVERLCDPIEGTDRARLAECLGLDPSRFQVSVGVIDDDPYRTLDSQIPDKERFREAAQFTVKCRKCQGSTVFPSVGSPEAPVITSAGVRCPGCSEELTLASIQVQLETQLRQQINNYYSG; from the exons ATGAGAGAACTGAAACTTGAGCACTGGTCCCGGTTGGGCCGGTTCCGTCGGAGCAAATGGATGAACATTGGCAAGCAGGGATCGAATATAAGGTTCATGCAAGGCAGGTTGCTTTGTGACTTGGCCAGCGATGGTGCAAAG AGTATGATCCAATCGACGAGTTGGTCGTTGACAGAAATGTGCCAATCCCAGCTCAAAATCACGCGCGAGGACATAGATCCAGACGATACAACATCGTTCTTTGATGCGACTGTCAGCTCCCCGGACCGCCTTTTACATTTTGTTCAACACT GCAACTCACAAACTTGGCTGGAAATTCCTG GAACAAAAACCTTGAACGGTGGCCGTGCCGAGCGCAACGAATACATCTTGTTGCACGAATTCCATCGCCTGAAGTACGTCCCGCCCGACAAGACATGGGCCAAGAAGTCGGGGGCTGCTGCAGCCAAAGCCGAAGCTGTCGATGATGAAGGCGGAGCTGCGCCGGTAGCAGCCAAATCAAAGCGCGACAAGTACAAGGGCGGTCTCGTTTTCGAGCCCAAGCGTGGCTTGTGGGATAAATACATCCTGGTCATGGACTTTAACAGTCTGTACCCGAGTATTATTCAAGAGTATAACATCGACTTTACGACGGTCGACAAGACGGATGATGAT AGCGGAGAAGTCAAGATACCCGCCATTCCTGATAGTGGTATCCCTCAAGGTGTTTTACCTCGTCTTATTGCCACTCTAGTCGAGCCCAAGCGTGGCTTGTGGGATAAATACATCCTGGTCATGGACTTTAACA TCAACCGTCGAAGGCAGGTCAAGAACCTGATGAAGGACAGGACTGCTACTCAGGCGCAACTTGTACAA TGGGACATCAAGCAAAAGGCACTGAAATTGACAGCTAATTCCATGTATGGTTGTCTTG GCCGTGAGATTCTTACCCACACTCGCGAGCTCGCCGAAAACTTGTCATTGGACGTCATTTACGGTGACACAGATTCCATCTTCGTCAACTCTAATGTAACGGATCTACCGGATGCTCTCAAGATTGCGAATGAACTCAAGAAGGCGGTGAACGATCGATACCGCCTGCTTGAGATCGATTTGGATGGAATATTCCGGCGTATGCTGTTGCTACAGAAGAAAAAGTACGCAGCTGTCAAGGTCGAAGAGATGAACGCTTCCTCTGTGGAGATCAAGGGTCTAGATATGAAGCGCCGAGAATACT ATATATTCTCGACCAAATCCTGTCGGGAGACGACGCCGAGACAGTGGTTGAGCGCATACAGAATACTTGAGATGGATGGGGAGAATATTCGAGGCGGAAAAGTAGACATGGACGACTTTATTGTCTTCAAG CGATTGGGAAAAGCACCTGAAGACTATCCCAAGGACAACTCTTTGCCGCACGTGCACGTCGCAAAGCGGATGAAAGAGCGTGGCGGTCATGCTCGCATTGGCGATGTCATACCTTACATCTTCTGCCTAGGAGGCGATGGTACTTCCGTCAAGACCGGTCAAGCAGACAGAGCATTCCACCCTGACGAACTTCGGAAGACTGATAGCGAGTTAAAGATAG ATTTCGAGTACTACATCGCTCAGCAGATTCTGCCGCCTGTTGAACGTTTGTGTGATCCTATAGAAGGCACAGACCGTGCACGTCTAGCCGAGTGTTTGG GCTTGGATCCCTCACGCTTCCAAGTCAGCGTCGGCGTCATCGATGATGACCCCTATAGAACTCTTGACTCCCAAATTCCTGATAAAGAACGATTCCGCGAGGCTGCTCAGTTCACTGTGAAGTGCCGAAAATGTCAAGGATCGACAGTATTCCCCTCTGTAGGATCACCCGAA GCGCCGGTCATCACTTCGGCCGGTGTGCGATGTCCAGGTTGCTCCGAAGAATTGACATTGGCTAGCATACAAGTCCAACTCGAAACACAGCTCCGACAACAGATCAACAATTACTACTCGGGATGA
- a CDS encoding GTP-binding protein Rhb1 yields MPLCGSSSASVGGFAKKPIQRKIVVCGDGGCGKTSLLNVFTRGFFTQVYEPTFENYVQDVKSMTNWLNSHCGTRLVKKTLTLRSLSGGARALPRVKIVLVGMIRWSEIVSRGLDHVQLSMKRDLQLLDEYERVDTSNVHPI; encoded by the exons ATGCCACTCTGCGGCTCAAGTTCGGCGAGTGTTGGTGGCTTTGCCAAGAAACCA ATCCAAAGAAAAATAGTGGTCTGTGGAGATGGTGGATGTGGGAAG ACGAGCTTGTTGAACGTCTTCACAAGGGGTTTCTTTACCCAAGTCTA TGAGCCAACATTCGAGAACTACGTACAAGATGTCAAGTCGATGACCAACTGGTTGAACTCTCACTGTGGGACACGGCTG GTCAAGAAGACTTTGACATTGCGATCACTATC AGGAGGTGCTAGAG CATTGCCCAGGGTCAAAATAGTTCTAGTAG GGATGATCCGGTGGTCCGAGATCGTCTCTCGAGGTTTGGATCACGTCCAGTTATCTATGAAGAGGGACTTGCAATTGCTCGACGAATACGAGCGAGTCGATACCTCG AATGTTCATCCAATATAA
- a CDS encoding Clathrin, with amino-acid sequence MADRPIAFCEHLQLSSVGIQPASISFNTLTLESDRFICVREKVGEQNQVVIIDLSDANNVIRRPITADTAIMHPKEKIIALRAARQLQVFNIETKQKVKSHIVNDDIVFWKWLDDSTLGLVSETAVFHWTIKDATSPPQKVFDRHASLSGAQIINYRASGDGKWLVLVGIMGNTAPGGFKVKGAMQLFSRERNVSQPIEGHAAAFAELKIDGQANPTKLFTFAVRTGTGAKLHIVEIDHQAPNTPFQKKAVDVFFPPEATADFPVAVQVSKQHGIIYLVTKLGFIHLYDLETGACVYMNRISGDTIFVTAEHEATHGIIGVNRRGQVLSVSVDDNTIIPYILGTLNNTELAFKLASRANLPGADDLYVRQYQQLFQGGQYAEAAKIAANSPRGILRTPQTIEQFKQVPVQPGTLSPILQYFGILLEKGELNKHESLELARPVLAQGRKQLLEKWLKENKLDCSEELGDIVRTHDLTLALSVYLRANVPNKVIACFAETGQFDKILLYSKKVGYTPDFSQLLQHVMRVNPEKGAEFASQLVNDEAGPLVDIERVVDVFMAQNMIQPATSFLLDALKDNKPEQGHLQTRLLEMNLLHAPQVADAILGNEMFTHYDRPRIANLCERAGLLQRALDHYEDLADIKRVVVHTNVLNPEWLVNFFSKLTTEQTLACLNEMLRVNIRQNLQVVVQIATKYSDILGPVKLIEMFESFKSFEGLYYYLGSVVNLSEDPEVHFKYIQAATRTNQIREVERICRESNFYNPEKVKNFLKEAKLQDQLPLIIVCDRFDFVHDLVLYLYQNGLTSSIEVYVQRVNSARTPQVIGGLLDVDCDESMIKTLLASVTGNFPIDELVEEVEKRNRLKLILPWLEARIAQGSQDPAVFNALAKIYIDSNNNPESFLKENNLYDPLTVGKYCEKRDPYLAFIAYAKGFCDDELISITNDNAMFKHQARYLVKRRRLELWQQVLVSDNLHRRQLIDQVTATAVPESTDPDDVSIILEPSPFSDNKNLQNLMLLTAIRAEKGKVVGYINKLNNYDSGEIAKIAVDHGLFEEALTIYKKYEQHVLAIDVLVGDIASIERGLDFANKINKPEVWSRLAKAQLDGLRIRDAIDSYIKAEDPSNFHEVIEIASRAGKHEDLVRYLQMARKSLREPKIDTELAYAYAKTDRLHDMEDFLSMTNVADILDVGEKCFNDELYQAAKLLSRASLIGQENQAAVESARKAGNTQVWKQVHEACIEKAEFRLAQICGLNIIVHAEELPGLIKRYEKRGYFDEVLQLLEAGLSLERAHMGIFTELSVLYSRYRPEKTIMEHLKLFVSRINIPKVLKAAEQAHLWPELVYLYVKYDEYDNAALAMMEHSPDAWEHNQFKEIVVKVANVEIFDNFNTMALARKLEQHELLEFRRLAAHLYKKNKRWEESLSLSKQDKLYKDAIQTASVSGSTEVAEDLISYFVDIGNKECFAAMLYACFDLLRPDIVMELSWHNGLNDFYVPYQIQIQRQTLEKIATLEKEVKEQTKKTQTREQQEADQPIINPGGFGNQRMITAGPGMGAPPPMYPNGLNGMQPMGHMKQLGGLHTAQFMAASAIADEEPEVSDQEISQSVDNAVS; translated from the exons ATGGCGGACCGACCGATCGCGTTTTGCGAACATCTGCAGCTGTCATCGGTTGGCATTCAGCCAGCTTCCATTTCGTTCAAT ACCTTGACACTTGAGTCTGACCGATTCATTTGCGTGCGCGAGAAAGTTGGAGAGCAAAATCAAGTCGTAATTATTGATCTTTCCGACGCGAACAATGTTATTCGTCGACCCATCACCGCTGACACGGCCATCATGCACCCTAAGGAGAAGATCATCGCATTGAGAG CCGCGCGTCAATTACAGGTCTTTAACAtagaaacaaaacaaaaagtcAAGTCGCATATTGTCAACGACGACATCGTATTCTGGAAGTGGTTGGACGATAGCACCCTCGGCCTCGTCTCTGAAAcagctgtcttccattggaCAATCAAAGACGCCACATCTCCCCCTCAAAAGGTCTTTGACAGGCATGCATCTTTATCCGGAGCCCAAATTATCAACTACCGAGCAAGTGGAGATGGGAAATGGCTCGTGCTTGTTGGGATAATGGGAAATACGGCTCCTGGAGGCTTCAAGGTCAAGGGTGCTATGCAATTGTTCAGCCGTGAACGTAATGTTAGCCAACCTATTGAAGGGCACGCCGCAGCATTCGCGGAGCTCAAGATAGATGGTCAGGCCAACCCTACCAAACTCTTCACTTTTGCTGTCCGGACTGGGACGGGTGCCAAG TTGCATATTGTCGAAATTGACCACCAAGCACCCAACACACCGTTCCAGAAAAAAGCAGTCGACGTCTTTTTCCCTCCCGAAGCTACAGCCGATTTCCCTGTCGCTGTACAGGTGTCTAAACAACATGGGATTATCTACCTAGTTACCAAACTTGGGTTCATTCATCTTTATGACCTCGAGACCGGCGCCTGCGTTTACATGAACAGGATTAGTGGCGACACAATATTTGTCACTGCCGAGCACGAAGCTACCCACGGAATCATCGGGGTTAACAGACGTGGACAGGTGCTTAGCGTCAGCGTAGACGACAACACTATTATCccatatattttaggtaccCTGAACAACACTGAGCTTGCTTTTAAGCTTGCCAGCCGCGCCAACCTTCCTGGTGCGGATGACCTCTACGTCCGTCAGTATCAGCAATTGTTTCAGGGCGGGCAGTATGCCGAGGCTGCAAAGATTGCTGCTAATTCGCCTAGG GGTATTCTTCGTACGCCTCAAACAATCGAGCAATTTAAGCAGGTTCCTGTTCAACCTGGAACGCTTTCCCCTATTTTGCAATACTTTGGTATCTTGTTGGAAAAGGGAGAACTCAACAAACACGAGTCTTTGGAACTTGCAAGGCCCGTACTTGCTCAGGGCAGAAAGCAGCTGTTGGAGAAATGGTTGAAGGAAAACAAG CTCGATTGCAGCGAAGAACTGGGAGACATCGTTCGCACGCACGACCTCACATTAGCACTCAGTGTCTACCTCCGCGCTAACGTCCCGAACAAAGTCATTGCTTGTTTCGCCGAGACGGGGCAGTTCGACAAGATCTTGCTGTACTCGAAGAAGGTTGGATACACACCCGATTTCTCACAGCTCCTTCAACACGTTATGAGAGTCAATCCCGAAAAGGGCGCAGAGTTTGCCAGCCAATTGGTTAATGATGAGGCCGGGCCCCTGGTTGACATTGAGAGG GTTGTGGATGTTTTTATGGCCCAAAACATGATTCAACCGGCGACTTCCTTCCTCTTGGATGCGCTCAAAGACAACAAGCCCGAACAAGGCCACCTTCAAACTCGCCTTTTGGAAATGAACCTGCTACATGCTCCTCAGGTCGCCGATGCTATCCTGGGCAACGAGATGTTCACCCATTACGATCGCCCGAGGATAGCAAATCTTTGCGAGCGAGCTGGTCTTTTGCAGCGC GCTCTTGATCATTATGAAGACCTTGCGGATATTAAGAGGGTCGTTGTACATACAAATGTACTCAATCCCGAG TGGCTCGTCAACTTTTTCAGCAAACTTACGACCGAACAAACTCTCGCCTGCTTGAATGAGATGCTTCGCGTCAATATTCGCCAAAACCTTCAGGTTGTCGTTCAAATCGCAACCAAATACTCGGACATTCTCGGTCCTGTCAAGCTCATCGAGATGTTCGAGTCTTTTAAGAGTTTTGAGGGTCTATACTACTACCTCGGTTCTGTCGTCAATTTGAGTGAGGACCCCGAGGTTCATTTCAAGTACATCCAAGCTGCAACTCGAACAAACCAGATACGCGAAGTCGAGCGCATTTGCCGAGAGAGCAACTTCTATAATCCCGAAAAAGTCAAGAATTTCCTCAAGGAGGCCAAGCTCCAAGATCAACTGCCGCTCATTATTGTCTGCGATCGATTCGACTTTGTCCATGACCTCGTCCTCTACTTGTATCAAAATGGCCTAACTAGCTCGATCGAGGTGTATGTCCAGCGCGTAAACTCGGCACGTACACCCCAGGTTATCGGTGGATTGCTTGATGTGGACTGCGACGAATCGATGATCAAAACTTTGCTCGCATCAGTGACAGGCAACTTCCCAATTGACGAGCTGGTCGAAGAGGTTGAGAAACGCAACCGGCTCAAATTGATTCTGCCTTGGCTCGAGGCCAGGATTGCTCAAGGCAGCCAGGATCCTGCTGTCTTTAATGCACTCGCCAAGATTTACATAGATAGCAATAACAACCCGGAATCATTCCTGAAGGAGAACAAT CTCTATGATCCTCTCACTGTCGGTAAATATTGCGAGAAACGCGACCCGTATCTCGCGTTTATCGCATATGCCAAGGGATTCTGCGACGACGAGCTCATTTCAATTACTAATGATAATGCTATGTTCAAGCACCAGGCTCGGTACTTGGTCAAACGTCGCCGTCTCGAACTTTGGCAGCAAGTTCTCGTCTCGGATAATTTGCATCGCAGGCAGCTCATTGACCAAGTGACTGCCACTGCCGTTCCGGAGTCCACTGATCCTGATGACGTCTCA ATCATCCTTGAACCCTCTCCATTCAGTGATAATAAGAATCTCCAAAACCTTATGCTCCTTACGGCTATTCGCGCCGAAAAGGGCAAAGTTGTTGGGTATATCAACAAGCTTAACAACTATGATTCTGGCGAGATTGCCAAGATTGCCGTTGACCACGGGTTATTCGAGGAGGCACTCACGATATATAAAAAATACGAGCAACATGTACTCGCTATCGATGTGTTGGTCGGAGACATTGCGAGCATTGAGCGCGGGCTGGACTTTGCGAACAAGATCAATAAGCCTGAAGTTTGGAGCAGGCTTGCCAAGGCTCAGTTAGACGGGCTCCGCATTCGAGATGCTATTG ATTCTTACATTAAGGCCGAGGATCCCTCGAACTTCCATGAGGTTATCGAGATTGCTAGCCGAGCAGGTAAACACGAAGACCTTGTCCGCTACCTTCAGATGGCACGCAAATCCTTGCGCGAACCCAAGATTGACACCGAGCTCGCATATGCGTACGCGAAGACAGACCGTCTGCACGACATGGAGGACTTCTTATCTATGACTAACGTTGCGGACATTCTGGACGTTGGTGAAAAGTGTTTCAACGATGAGCTTTACCAGGCTGCCAAACTTCTTTCTCGAGCATCTCTAATTGGGCAAG AAAACCAGGCCGCTGTCGAAAGTGCAAGGAAAGCCGGAAATACCCA GGTCTGGAAGCAGGTTCATGAAGCGTGCATCGAAAAGGCTGAGTTCCGTCTCGCTCAAATTTGTGGTCTCAACATCATCGTTCATGCT GAGGAACTCCCGGGCTTGATTAAGCGATATGAAAAGCGTGGCTACTTTGATGAAGTTCTTCAGCTATTAGAAGCTGGTTTGAGTCTTGAGCGTGCCCAC ATGGGTATTTTCACCGAGCTTTCCGTCCTTTACAGTCGTTACCGTCCAGAAAAAACAA TCATGGAGCACCTCAAACTCTTTGTGTCTCGCATCAATATCCCTAAGGTTCTCAAGGCCGCCGAGCAAGCACACCTTTGGCCAGAGCTTGTCTATCTGTATGTGAAGTATGACGAATAT GACAATGCTGCGCTTGCTATGATGGAACACTCGCCCGACGCTTGGGAGCACAACCAATTCAAAGAAATTGTCGTCAAGGTTGCCAATGTTGAAAT CTTCGATAACTTCAATACCATGGCGTTGGCACGAAAACTCGAACAGCACGAACTACTCGAGTTCCGCAGGCTGGCTGCACATCTGTACAAG AAAAACAAACGGTGGGAAGAATCATTGTCGCTGTCCAAGCAAGACAAGCTCTACAAGGACGCGATCCAAACGGCATCTGTTTCGGGAAGCACCGAAGTCGCAGAGGACCTCATTTCGTATTTCGTCGACATTGGCAACAAGGAATGCTTCGCCGCTATGCTCTACGCATGCTTTGATCTCTTACGCCCGGATATTGTTATGGAACTATCATGGCATAATGGCCTTAACGACTTCTATGTTCCTTACCAAATACAAATTCAACGCCAGACGCTCGAAAAG ATTGCCACTCTAGAAAAGGAGGTCAAGGAACAAACGAAGAAGACTCAAACACGCGAGCAACAGGAGGCCGACCAACCCATAATCAACCCTGGTGGATTTGGCAACCAACGAATGATTACTGCTGGGCCTGG TATGGGTGCTCCTCCACCAATGTATCCCAACGGTCTCAACGGCATGCAACCG ATGGGCCATATGAAGCAACTGGGAGGGTTGCATACCGCGCA GTTTATGGCTGCATCTGCAATTGCAGACGAGGAACCTGAAGTTTCGGACCAGGAGATCTCGCAGAGCGTGGACAATGCTGTGTCTTAG
- a CDS encoding DNA polymerase II large subunit has protein sequence MSRRAAKPVKDRLADLRAAREAGGRSKQWKSTEDEELYDEVSEDDYKKIVKNRLDRDDFIVDDDGGGYVDNGMDAFEAEKDYESDDNEEDEEERESAKHQSTAERKKTKAALAAQRAKDEAYAEKNSITDYRPVVSTEKEQDFMSSLLGNLDSLPSKSAAPSKRSSPRVWRTPTAVQTSRNSKASEAPSSDLPSDAGYGQFSDANDASENEWSTASPTKKPKREPSSSPTHRLSSLAVDDGDEYDDGDAGFWEEAAEMDLDEPEVGKGKAKVVKPQNVLPNGRAVKVEPKVEPVDTKPPAWLELHASLNASAVTEPETLGSDKPGTISHDVKALEEDGSLRMFWLDYLELDSRLYLVGKVIDKAQSTEKVTKWASCCVAIEGIERNLFVLPRKYRMEFGHETDTAPTEDEVYDEFDRVRQKNGIKKWAAKFVTRSYAFGEPVSQRANLNG, from the exons ATGAGTCGGCGCGCAGCCAAACCAGTCAAAGACCGTCTGGCTGACTTGCGAGCAGCACGAGAAGCCGGAGGAAGATCAAAGCAATGGAAG TCTACCGAAGACGAGGAGCTATATGACGAAGTCTCCGAGGACGATTACAAAAAGATAGTCAAAAATCGGCTGGACAGGGATGACTTTATTGTGGATGACGACGGAGGCGGATATGTCGACAATGGCATGGACGCGTTCGAGGCGGAGAAGGATTACGAGAGTGACGATAacgaagaggacgaggaggaaaGAGAAAGCGCAAAG CACCAATCCACAGCTGAACGAAAGAAGACGAAAGCAGCCCTAGCAGCCCAGCGAGCCAAAGATGAAGCTTATGCCGAGAAAAACTCGATTACAGACTATCGGCCCGTTGTTTCGACTGAAAAGGAACAAGACTTTATGAGTTCTCTACTTGGAAATTTGGATTCATTGCCATCCAAGTCGGCTGCCCCATCCAAACGAAGCTCGCCCCGCGTTTGGAGGACCCCCACGGCCGTTCAAACCTCCCGGAACTCTAAAGC GTCCGAAGCGCCATCCTCAGATCTTCCGAGCGACGCCGGATACGGTCAATTCTCGGATGCGAACGACGCCTCGGAAAACGAGTGGTCCACCGCGAGCCCCACTAAGAAGCCCAAACGTGAGCCCTCGAGTTCGCCCACCCATCGTCTCAGCAGTTTAGCTGTTGATGATGGGGACGAATACGATGACGGAGATGCTGGATTTTGGGAAGAGGCAGCCGAGATGGATTTGGACGAGCCAGAGGTAGGAAAAGGCAAGGCGAAAGTCGTCAAGCCTCAAAATGTCCTTCCGAACGGACGCGCCGTCAAAGTGGAACCCAAGGTTGAACCTGTTGATACGAAGCCGCCTGCTTGGCTTGAGCTCCACGCATCCCTTAATGCATCTGCCGTGACTGAACCCGAGACTCTCGGGTCTGACAAACCCGGGACCATTTCCCATGATGTCAAGGCACTTGAAGAGGACGGATCGCTAAGAATGTTCTGGCTGGATTATCTGGAGTTGGACTCGAGGCTTTACCTAGTAGGCAAAGTAATCGATAAAGCCCAGAGCACGGAAAAAGTCACCAAATGGGCAAGCTGTTGTGTGGCGATCGAAGGCATTGAACGGAACCTGTTCGTGTTGCCAAGAAAGTACCGAATGG AGTTCGGACATGAAACGGATACTGCACCTACAGAAGACGAAGTCTATGACGAGTTCGACCGAGTCAGGCAAAAAAATGGAATCAAGAAATGGGCTGCCAAATTTGTTACTCGTAGTTATGCGTTTGGCGAACCCGTATCCCAGAGGGCGAATCTCAATGGATGA
- a CDS encoding Cytochrome C/C1 heme lyase, translated as MGQNASTPAPAPTAAVNPHAGVTGAPPPSCPMHTAAPPPVAQCPIPHDPDALNPHNNMPILNQNRAPGQIMDLPTNRSVSSIPRAAGSTYGPTGPAAGADTAAGKWEYPSPQQFYNALVRKGWETPEEHVETMVHIHNFLNEEAWLEVLRWEAKREGGPEEAADLQLVKFQGRPGQLSPKARLFQFAGWLLPSRFDVQPPFDRHDWIVRRPKTQEEVRYVIDYYGGESDENGQPVFNLDVRPALDNFDSIKMRISAATSEAWSTFRQGNTGAPQS; from the exons ATGGGTCAAAACGCttccactcctgctcctgcgccAACAGCAGCTGTTAACCCTCATGCTGGGGTAACGGGTGCTCCTCCTCCAAGTTGTCCTATGCATACGGCCGCTCCTCCTCCGGTCGCCCAATGCCCGATCCCACATGATCCCGACGCACTAAACCCACATAACAATATGCCAATACTCAATCAAAATCGTGCACCGGGTCAAATAATGGACCTTCCAACAAACAGGTCTGTCTCATCTATTCCTCGGGCCGCAGGGAGCACGTATGGCCCTACCGGCCCTGCTGCTGGAGCAGACACTGCTGCAGGGAAATGGGAATACCCGTCTCCTCAACAGTTTTATAACGCGCTCGTGCGGAAGGGGTGGgagaccccagaagaacatgTCGAGACTATGGTTCATATTCATAATTTCCTTAACGAAGAGGCCTGGCTCGAGGTTCTGAGGTGGGAGGCCAAAAGAGAGGGCGG CCCAGAAGAGGCAGCTGATCTCCAGCTTGTTAAGTTCCAAGGCCGACCCGGTCAGCTTTCACCCAAAGCCCGGCTATTCCAGTTTGCTGGTTGGCTTTTACCCTCTCGTTTCGA CGTCCAACCACCGTTTGATCGCCATGACTGGATTGTTCGGCGTCCAAAGACACAAGAGGAAGTTCGATACGTGATCGATTACTACGGCGGAGAGTCGGATGAGAATG GTCAACCAGTATTCAACCTGGACGTCAGACCAGCATTGGACAACTTTGATAGCATCAAAATGAGGATTAGCGCCGCTACTTCTGAGGCATGGTCCACCTTCCGCCAGGGGAATACAGGAGCTCCCCAATCATAA
- a CDS encoding monothiol glutaredoxin, with amino-acid sequence MFRAGLRSITRAQRQAVKSKPLVLFMKGTPDIPQCGFSRAVIQILGLHEVPKEKMQTYNVLEDQELRNSIKEYSEWPTIPQLYVNGQFIGGCDIVMNMHQSGELEELLEKNEVIPPVPPAAKTE; translated from the exons ATGTTCCGTGCTGGCCTCCGTTCA ATCACTAGAGCTCAGCGACAG GCGGTAAAGTCTAAGCCGTTGGTGCTTTTCATGAAAGGAACGCCCGATATTCCTCAGTGTGGATTCTCTCGGGCCGTCATTCAGATTTTGGGCTTGCATGAGGTGCCCAAGGAGAAGATGCAAACGTATAATGTTTTGGAGGACCAGGAGCTGAGAAACTCTATCAAGGAATACTC CGAATGGCCAACCATCCCTCAGCTATATGTCAATGGCCAATTTATTGGTGGATGTGACATTGTTATGAACA TGCACCAATCTGGTGAGCTTGAAGAACTGTTGGAAAAGAATGAAGTTATCCCGCCGGTCCCACCTGCAGCCAAAACCGAGTAG
- a CDS encoding replicase polyprotein 1ab, which produces MEHLYNRESSPVYQYNPDFTITESSENILPQLLFTVQWAAHTIFVLSDDIYAAGKVSNQSNRETNSSETRLSHFHSSLMGFWRNKFSVILKEQNTEKAVLVERLYETQLKQSEPRAISKQVISQVLDELFVLDREMQSSWTTCVREALEQLVKHLDPIVQCALECPTWEPLLTPEINKGNVVYFRNMNNWMDCITSLFESEYDRLEKALKAEVWHTPGIVLSNSVISILFTDRMPLVFGFAITIVQITRDVFEEPEERKKLGP; this is translated from the exons ATGGAACATCTCTACAATCGTGAATCGTCACCTGTCTATCAGTATAACCCCGACTTTACCATCACAGAGTCATCCGAGAATATTCTTCCTCAACT TTTGTTCACTGTGCAATGGGCAGCGCACACCATTTTCGTCCTCTCGGATGACATTTATGCGGCAGGCAAGGTTTCAAATCAATCAAACCGTGAGACCAATTCTTCCGAAACCAGATTATCCCACTTCCACAGCTCGCTGATGGGCTTTTGGCGCAATAAGTTCTCGGTCATTCTCAAAGAACAAAATACCGAAAAGGCAGTTCTAGTGGAGAGGCTATATGAGACTCAACTAAAACAATCCGAACCACGCGCCATTTCAAAACAAGTTATATCTCAAGTGCTTGACGAATTATTCGTCCTCGATCGCGAAATGCAATCATCTTGGACCACATGCGTGCGCGAGGCACTCGAGCAGCTTGTCAAGCACCTAGATCCTATCGTGCAGTGCGCTTTGGAGTGTCCTACTTGGGAACCCCTTCTCACTCCAGAAATTAATAAGGGAAATGTGGTTT ATTTTAGAAACATGAATAATTGGATGGATTGTATAACCTCACTCTTCGAATCAGAGTACGACAGGCTAGAAAAGGCGTTAAAGGCCGAGGTATGGCATACACCTGGTATTGTCTTATCCAATTCAGTCATATCAATACTTTTCACAGATCGTATGCCATTGGTTTTCGGCTTTGCGATCACAATTGTCCAAATTACCCGTGATGTATTTGAGGAACCGGAAGAGCGCAAGAAACTGGGGCCGTAA